The proteins below are encoded in one region of Engraulis encrasicolus isolate BLACKSEA-1 chromosome 1, IST_EnEncr_1.0, whole genome shotgun sequence:
- the LOC134445116 gene encoding retinal cone rhodopsin-sensitive cGMP 3',5'-cyclic phosphodiesterase subunit gamma-like yields MDAPAAAGSRGPPKFKQRAARVFKSKAPKPGQKGFGDDIPGMEGLGTDFTVVCPWEAFGDMELSDLAKYGIV; encoded by the exons ATGGACGCACCAGCAGCCGCCGGCTCCAGGGGACCCCCCAAGTTCAAGCAGAGGGCGGCCCGCGTCTTCAAGAGCAAGGCCCCCAAGCCTGGACAGAAGGG ATTCGGTGATGATATCCCCGGGATGGAGGGACTTGGAACAG ACTTCACGGTGGTCTGCCCATGGGAGGCCTTTGGAGACATGGAGCTGAGCGACCTGGCTAAATACGGAATTGTGTAG